Proteins from a single region of Felis catus isolate Fca126 chromosome B4, F.catus_Fca126_mat1.0, whole genome shotgun sequence:
- the AVPR1A gene encoding vasopressin V1a receptor produces the protein MDSMRFSGGPNEGPADNSSQGWPLLAGGVNGSRAEEALGDGGSPQGDVRNEELAKLEIAVLAVTFVVAVLGNSSVLVALHRTPRKTSRMHLFIRHLSLADLAVAFFQVLPQMCWDITYRFRGPDGLCRVVKHLQVFGMFVSPYMLVVMTADRYIAVCHPLKTLQQPTRRSRLMIAAAWVLSFVLSTPQYFVFSMVEVNNVTKARDCWATFIQPWGPRAYVTWMTGGIFVAPVVILGTCYGFICYHIWRNVRGKTALLPGKGAEGASGALHKGLLLAPCISSVKTISRAKIRTVKMTFVIVTVYIVCWAPFFILQMWSVWDEKFVWIESENPAITITALLASLNSCCNPWIYMFFSGHLLQDCVHSFPCCQNMNQTFNKEDSDSMSRRQTSYTNNRSPTNSMGTWKDSPKSSKSIKFIPVST, from the exons ATGGACAGCATGCGTTTCTCCGGAGGCCCCAACGAGGGGCCCGCGGACAACTCCAGCCAGGGGTGGCCCCTGTTAGCCGGCGGTGTCAACGGCAGCCGGGCAGAGGAGGCGCTCGGGGACGGCGGCAGCCCCCAGGGGGACGTGCGCAACGAGGAGCTGGCCAAGCTGGAGATCGCCGTGCTGGCTGTGACTTTCGTGGTAGCCGTGCTAGGCAACAGCAGCGTGTTGGTGGCGCTGCACCGCACCCCTCGCAAGACGTCCCGCATGCACCTCTTCATCCGCCACCTCAGCCTGGCCGACCTGGCCGTCGCTTTCTTCCAGGTGCTGCCGCAGATGTGCTGGGACATCACCTACCGTTTCCGCGGGCCCGACGGGCTGTGCCGCGTGGTGAAGCACCTGCAGGTGTTCGGCATGTTCGTGTCGCCCTACATGCTGGTGGTCATGACCGCCGACCGCTACATTGCGGTGTGCCACCCGCTGAAGACGCTGCAGCAACCGACGCGCCGCTCGCGCCTCATGATCGCTGCCGCCTGGGTGCTGAGCTTCGTGCTTAGCACGCCGCAGTACTTCGTCTTCTCCATGGTCGAGGTGAACAACGTCACCAAGGCCCGGGACTGCTGGGCCACCTTCATCCAGCCCTGGGGTCCCCGCGCCTATGTGACCTGGATGACGGGTGGCATCTTCGTGGCGCCCGTGGTCATCCTGGGTACCTGCTATGGCTTCATCTGCTACCACATCTGGCGCAACGTCCGCGGAAAGACGGCTTTGCTCCCCGGAAAGGGCGCCGAGGGCGCGAGTGGCGCTTTGCATAAGGGGCTCCTGCTCGCGCCGTGTATCAGCAGCGTGAAGACCATTTCCCGCGCCAAGATTCGCACGGTGAAGATGACTTTTGTGATCGTGACCGTTTACATCGTTTGCTGGGCGCCCTTCTTCATCCTTCAGATGTGGTCTGTCTGGGATGAGAAGTTTGTTTGGATCG AATCAGAAAACCCGGCCATCACCATCACTGCATTACTGGCTTCCTTGAATAGTTGCTGTAATCCCTGGATATACATGTTTTTTAGCGGCCATCTCCTGCAAGACTGTGTCCACAGCTTCCCATGCTGCCAGAACATGAATCAAACGTTCAACAAAGAAGATTCTGACAGTATGAGCAGAAGACAGACTTCTTACACTAACAACCGGAGCCCCACAAACAGTATGGGTACATGGAAGGACTCGCCTAAATCGTCCAAGTCCATCAAATTCATTCCTGTTTCAACCTGA